The following proteins come from a genomic window of Nostoc sp. TCL26-01:
- a CDS encoding recombinase family protein gives MVSHSIWVVGSSRSGKTTRLVEYFCGWLQDEKQIHELFYTKRANLKATTYTPTTFDIQQAKPGVLVLAANDDNRRELGDKIVTNTQGKYPVRVKTPLGFFQDDVILFWPLLIQLLNLKAQFPVRLRPETEQELATKLWRSQLDAEILRRVGVNENRLVRRILDLMQLAAYSGTPCEGIAEILQLGLQDNPVTLEPEFLASLLLDWRNWCLERGLLTYGIITELYTQHLLTHESYQQHLANRYQAVLADDVDEYPGVVRHLFELLLAQGAVGAFSYNPDGRVRLGLGADPDYLAGLARECRVENLAEFAPDSLADRLATPMVESITEPMLLSSLPLSVQSIQTTSRAQLLRQTAEVIANAIQSGEVAAEQVAIIAPGLDAIARYTLTEILTKQNIPVESLNDQRPLISSPVVRALLTLLALVYPGLGRLVDRDAVAEMLVVLSKQPQTPETPSPLSSRIDPVRAGLIADYCFVPHPEHPNLLPVTTFERWDRIGYAATTAYSEILQWLEKQRSQHELRLIPSPISLLDRAIQDFLWKGSNLPYDQLAALRELLETAQHYWEIDTRLKQSWGLEDKGTRGQEESTYIDSFSPSPPPITEFIQLLRRGTITANPYPLRPIGTARKAVTLATIFQYRSSRRFHRWHFWLDAGSPLWAKGGAATLFGAPFFLQNRLGKPWTAEDEKLAEQERLQRILADLLSRVSGKIYLCHSDLAVSGQEQLGPLLPLVHACVQLE, from the coding sequence GTGGTTTCTCATTCTATTTGGGTTGTTGGTAGTAGTCGTAGTGGTAAGACGACTCGCTTGGTGGAATATTTTTGTGGTTGGTTACAAGATGAGAAACAAATTCATGAATTATTTTATACTAAAAGAGCTAATCTGAAAGCAACTACTTACACGCCTACTACTTTTGATATTCAACAAGCGAAACCAGGAGTTTTAGTTCTGGCTGCTAATGATGATAATCGGCGAGAATTAGGTGATAAAATTGTTACCAATACACAAGGTAAGTATCCAGTGCGGGTGAAAACTCCACTAGGTTTTTTTCAAGATGACGTTATCTTATTTTGGCCTTTGCTGATTCAATTGTTGAATTTAAAAGCACAATTTCCGGTAAGATTACGTCCAGAAACAGAGCAAGAACTAGCCACAAAACTCTGGCGATCGCAATTAGATGCAGAAATCTTACGACGTGTAGGGGTAAATGAGAATCGTCTAGTTAGGCGAATTTTAGACTTGATGCAGCTAGCGGCTTATAGTGGTACACCTTGCGAAGGTATTGCCGAGATTTTGCAATTGGGTTTACAAGATAATCCTGTGACTTTGGAACCCGAATTTTTAGCATCTTTATTACTAGATTGGCGAAATTGGTGCTTAGAGAGAGGATTACTCACCTATGGCATTATCACCGAACTCTACACTCAGCACTTATTAACTCATGAGAGTTACCAGCAGCATTTAGCTAACCGCTATCAAGCAGTGTTGGCAGATGATGTTGATGAATATCCGGGAGTCGTACGCCATTTATTTGAGTTGTTATTAGCTCAGGGTGCAGTTGGCGCTTTCAGTTACAATCCTGATGGTAGAGTGAGGTTGGGATTGGGAGCAGATCCTGATTATCTGGCAGGATTAGCTAGAGAGTGTCGAGTCGAGAACCTAGCAGAATTTGCACCAGATTCTCTAGCAGATAGACTGGCAACACCAATGGTGGAGTCTATCACTGAACCGATGCTGTTGTCGAGTTTACCCCTAAGTGTACAATCAATTCAAACCACATCCCGCGCCCAATTATTGCGGCAAACAGCAGAAGTCATTGCCAACGCCATCCAATCAGGAGAGGTAGCAGCAGAACAAGTAGCAATTATTGCCCCTGGTTTAGATGCGATCGCTCGTTATACACTAACAGAAATCCTTACCAAGCAAAATATCCCCGTTGAATCACTCAATGATCAACGTCCCCTGATTAGTTCGCCAGTAGTCAGAGCATTACTCACCTTGCTGGCGCTAGTCTATCCCGGTTTAGGACGCTTAGTAGATCGGGATGCTGTCGCAGAAATGCTAGTAGTTTTGAGCAAACAACCACAAACCCCAGAAACCCCCTCACCACTCTCCAGTAGAATTGACCCAGTTAGGGCAGGATTAATCGCTGATTACTGCTTCGTCCCTCATCCCGAACACCCCAACTTATTACCAGTGACAACCTTTGAACGTTGGGATCGCATTGGCTATGCAGCTACAACAGCCTATAGTGAAATATTACAATGGCTAGAAAAACAGCGATCGCAACACGAACTACGTCTCATTCCCAGCCCTATTTCCCTCCTAGATAGAGCGATTCAAGACTTCTTGTGGAAAGGCAGCAACCTCCCTTACGATCAATTAGCCGCATTGCGAGAATTACTAGAAACTGCCCAGCATTATTGGGAAATTGACACAAGATTAAAACAAAGTTGGGGATTAGAAGACAAGGGGACAAGGGGACAAGAGGAGAGTACTTATATAGATTCTTTCTCCCCCTCTCCCCCTCCCATCACCGAATTTATCCAGCTTTTACGCCGGGGTACTATTACTGCTAACCCTTATCCCCTACGTCCCATTGGGACTGCGAGAAAAGCCGTCACCTTAGCAACTATCTTTCAATATCGTTCTAGTAGAAGATTTCATCGATGGCATTTTTGGTTAGATGCTGGTTCACCGTTGTGGGCAAAAGGTGGTGCAGCTACCTTATTCGGTGCGCCATTTTTCTTACAAAACAGATTGGGAAAACCTTGGACAGCAGAAGATGAAAAATTAGCCGAACAAGAAAGACTCCAGAGAATTTTAGCTGACTTGCTATCTCGTGTATCAGGCAAAATTTATCTTTGTCACAGTGATTTGGCGGTGAGTGGACAAGAACAATTAGGGCCTTTGTTACCTTTAGTTCATGCTTGTGTGCAATTGGAATAA
- a CDS encoding Rpn family recombination-promoting nuclease/putative transposase, translated as MIDHDRLFKELLSTFFIEFLDLFLPQVASQIDRDSIQFLPQEVFTDVTSGEKKEIDLLAQVRYQEQETYFLIHVENQSYTKTAFAKRMFRYFARLHEKYDLPIYPVVIFLLTNPNALNHKIIVLHFPI; from the coding sequence ATGATAGACCATGATCGGCTGTTTAAAGAATTGCTTTCTACATTTTTTATTGAGTTTCTAGATTTATTTCTACCTCAAGTAGCTAGCCAAATAGACCGCGATTCTATTCAATTTTTACCCCAGGAAGTGTTTACTGATGTTACTTCTGGGGAAAAAAAAGAAATTGATTTGCTGGCGCAGGTGCGTTATCAAGAGCAGGAAACTTATTTTTTAATTCATGTTGAAAATCAGTCTTACACTAAGACAGCTTTTGCCAAACGGATGTTTAGGTATTTTGCCCGCTTGCATGAAAAATATGATTTACCAATTTACCCAGTTGTCATTTTTCTTTTGACGAACCCAAACGCGCTGAACCACAAAATTATCGTGTTACATTTCCCGATTTAA
- the uvsE gene encoding UV DNA damage repair endonuclease UvsE, translating to MAAIQLVHLLNTAQLQTNVPPELGLVCITFDQQVRFRTMTRTRYLKLSVDDRQTALRELYQHNLQRLHDALSFCHNNNIRLYRLSSALFPLSDLEDQIGTNILTEMSADLSKIGERSQSLNIRIVLHPDQYVVLSSDSAEVVQNSIKILERHALTLDLLGLPRSPWSLMNIHGGKSQRSQQLISVISDLPAAIRNRLTLENDEYAYSAEEIFTVCQQANIPMVFDAHHHICHENLDSYDHPSVAAMFHAAQTTWEKPEWQLVHISNGEQAFNDRKHSNLITDMPSVYYQAPWIEVEAKQKEVAIAHLRSWWLMGQ from the coding sequence ATGGCTGCAATCCAGTTAGTTCACCTGCTTAACACCGCACAGTTACAAACAAACGTTCCGCCAGAGTTAGGGCTGGTTTGCATTACATTTGATCAACAAGTCCGTTTTCGGACTATGACACGCACACGCTATTTAAAACTCTCTGTGGACGATCGCCAAACAGCCCTGAGAGAACTTTACCAGCATAACTTGCAGCGCTTGCATGATGCCTTGTCTTTTTGCCACAACAATAATATCCGCTTGTATCGCCTCTCCTCAGCCTTATTTCCCCTCAGTGATCTCGAAGACCAAATCGGGACAAACATACTAACAGAAATGAGTGCTGATTTAAGTAAGATAGGAGAGCGATCGCAATCCCTCAATATCAGAATCGTACTACACCCAGATCAATATGTAGTCCTCAGTTCTGACTCGGCCGAAGTAGTGCAAAATAGTATCAAAATTTTAGAACGACACGCCCTTACCCTTGATTTACTCGGCTTGCCTCGTTCACCTTGGTCATTGATGAATATTCATGGTGGCAAATCTCAACGCAGCCAACAATTAATTTCTGTGATCTCTGATTTGCCAGCAGCTATCAGGAATCGTCTCACACTAGAAAACGACGAATACGCCTACAGTGCCGAGGAAATTTTCACAGTCTGCCAACAGGCTAATATACCAATGGTTTTCGATGCCCATCATCATATTTGTCATGAAAATCTAGACAGCTATGATCATCCCAGTGTTGCAGCTATGTTTCATGCAGCACAAACAACTTGGGAAAAACCAGAATGGCAACTAGTCCATATTTCCAACGGCGAACAAGCATTTAACGACAGAAAACACAGTAATTTAATTACTGATATGCCCAGTGTTTACTATCAAGCACCGTGGATAGAAGTTGAAGCCAAACAAAAAGAAGTAGCGATCGCCCATTTGCGCTCATGGTGGCTTATGGGACAATAG
- a CDS encoding helix-turn-helix transcriptional regulator, giving the protein MKQKPKPRIALLREKAGLTQLELSRLVGVTESTIQNWESGRTGTDHIERIIRFCKALNCQVEDLIEYTNQSLSESVPQPTSLNEIHDILGTEETASADSSEAELSAQPEAKST; this is encoded by the coding sequence GTGAAACAAAAGCCAAAACCAAGAATTGCTTTGCTGCGTGAGAAAGCAGGGTTAACGCAGTTGGAACTGTCGCGTCTTGTCGGTGTAACTGAAAGCACTATCCAAAACTGGGAAAGTGGGCGCACTGGGACAGACCATATTGAAAGAATAATTAGATTTTGCAAAGCTTTGAATTGTCAAGTAGAAGACTTAATTGAGTACACAAATCAATCTTTATCTGAGTCTGTACCTCAACCCACTTCCTTGAATGAAATACATGATATTTTGGGGACTGAAGAAACAGCTTCAGCCGATAGTTCTGAAGCTGAATTAAGCGCACAACCAGAGGCGAAAAGTACCTAA
- a CDS encoding Hsp70 family protein, producing MAIAIDFGTSNTVITRWNPVTQQPQTLNLPGLSIQQSLNPPLIPSLVYVEDANQGKVIVGQQVRDRGLDLKGDTRFFRSFKRGIGAGIQGFLPEIDGKLMSFEQIGQWFLTRVIEQLAPLEGGLDSLILTVPVDSFENYRYWLGKVCQALPVEQVRMLDEPTAAALGYGLAEEEILLVIDFGGGTLDLSLVQLNKSTQANSKPVGFLLKWGSKSLAEDSKQKVKTARVLAKAGQNLGGTDIDNWLVDYFTKTQGLAISPIITRLAERIKIQLSTQTQASEVYFDDENFDSYELELTRDHLEQILKEHGFFEQLDESMSNLLQQARRQGIEIADINAVLLVGGTVQLPAVQTWVKQYFTPEKIRSDRPFEAIAQGALQLSQGVEIKDFLYHSYGVRYWDRRNQRHSWHPIIREGQPYPMNQPVELVLGASLENQPSIELILGELGAQTGGTEVYFDGDRLITRRLETGVTSVKPLNDTAGARTIAQLTPPGYPGSDRIKILFQVDEQRFLRITVEDLLTNDTLLENQLVAQLS from the coding sequence ATGGCGATCGCAATCGATTTCGGTACTAGTAACACAGTTATTACCCGTTGGAACCCAGTCACCCAACAACCCCAAACTCTCAATCTTCCTGGTTTATCAATTCAACAAAGCCTCAACCCTCCACTAATTCCCAGTTTGGTTTATGTGGAAGATGCCAACCAAGGTAAGGTGATTGTAGGGCAACAAGTGCGCGATCGCGGTCTTGATCTTAAAGGTGATACCCGCTTCTTCCGTAGCTTCAAACGAGGGATTGGGGCAGGTATCCAAGGTTTTCTTCCAGAAATAGATGGAAAACTGATGAGTTTTGAGCAAATTGGCCAATGGTTTCTCACGCGAGTCATTGAACAATTAGCACCGCTAGAAGGTGGCTTGGACTCACTCATCTTAACCGTACCTGTTGATAGCTTTGAAAATTATCGCTACTGGTTGGGTAAAGTTTGTCAAGCACTCCCCGTTGAACAAGTGCGGATGTTAGATGAACCTACAGCCGCAGCTTTAGGATACGGTTTAGCTGAAGAAGAAATTCTCTTAGTAATTGACTTTGGTGGTGGAACATTAGATTTATCTCTTGTGCAGTTAAATAAAAGTACTCAAGCAAACAGTAAACCTGTAGGATTCTTGCTGAAATGGGGCAGTAAATCACTGGCGGAAGATTCCAAACAAAAAGTTAAAACTGCCCGTGTATTGGCAAAAGCTGGGCAGAATTTAGGCGGTACAGATATTGATAATTGGTTAGTAGATTACTTTACCAAAACCCAAGGACTAGCGATCAGTCCTATCATCACCAGACTTGCAGAACGGATAAAAATTCAACTCTCTACTCAAACCCAAGCCAGTGAAGTGTATTTTGATGATGAAAATTTTGACAGCTATGAACTAGAGTTAACCCGTGATCATTTAGAACAAATCCTCAAAGAACATGGATTTTTTGAGCAACTAGATGAGTCGATGTCTAATTTACTGCAACAAGCACGCCGCCAAGGGATAGAAATTGCTGATATTAACGCCGTTTTATTAGTAGGTGGAACTGTGCAACTACCCGCAGTGCAAACATGGGTAAAACAATATTTTACACCAGAGAAAATTCGCTCTGATCGCCCATTTGAAGCGATCGCTCAAGGTGCATTGCAACTATCTCAAGGGGTGGAAATCAAAGACTTTCTTTACCATAGCTACGGTGTGCGCTATTGGGATCGACGCAACCAACGCCATAGTTGGCATCCCATTATTCGGGAAGGACAACCATATCCCATGAATCAGCCAGTAGAATTAGTTCTGGGTGCTTCTTTAGAGAATCAACCCAGCATTGAGTTAATTTTAGGGGAATTAGGCGCACAAACAGGCGGCACAGAAGTTTATTTTGATGGCGATCGCTTAATTACACGCCGCCTGGAAACTGGAGTCACCAGCGTTAAACCCTTAAATGATACAGCAGGTGCGAGAACTATAGCCCAACTCACACCACCAGGATATCCAGGAAGCGATCGTATTAAAATCTTATTTCAAGTCGATGAGCAACGCTTTTTACGCATCACCGTTGAAGATTTGTTAACCAATGATACTTTGTTGGAGAATCAACTCGTAGCCCAGTTGAGTTAA
- a CDS encoding proton extrusion protein PcxA, whose protein sequence is MPPMRNSLFDQKIYPFLLSAYRWYLRTPERSLEEAYTAALKIKAIEDEHFNSSKIDFNSAIYSSSVMDYFASDLAKQLKIARMRLTEFRFSRWFSNESHQKAAHKAGIEYPSPAIILEKLRFIDEIISKYTDVDSESISPSIVQQSPIISPDSVTSTNNSLTYNSSPSNSNKNSLVERIYTPTSLPQLAKSKTEPNKKPRGKANTTGILPRSILSTIGRLQIELDPNAEQDVVNNFRQAQKRTIISIRFILLLIIIPLLTHQLSKALIVGPIVENLKVSQPDNIFLNSEMEEEALVRLQRFEERIKFENLISNAPPLSSEEIETKMQAKAQEVAKEFRGESSNAIKNVFADIFSVAAFIWLLLVSKSSIAVIKEFFDNVVYGLSDSAKAFIIILFTDVFVGFHSPHGWEVILEGISRHWGLPANRDFIFLFIATFPVILDTIFKYWIFRYLNRISPSAVATYRNMNE, encoded by the coding sequence TTGCCTCCGATGAGAAATTCCCTGTTTGACCAAAAAATTTATCCTTTTCTCCTGTCTGCTTACCGATGGTATTTAAGAACTCCAGAACGTTCTTTAGAAGAAGCTTATACGGCTGCATTGAAAATTAAAGCTATAGAAGATGAGCATTTTAATAGTAGCAAAATCGACTTTAATTCAGCCATTTATAGCAGCAGCGTGATGGATTATTTTGCCTCTGACTTGGCTAAACAATTAAAAATAGCCAGAATGCGGTTGACTGAATTTCGATTTAGTCGTTGGTTTTCTAACGAATCTCATCAAAAAGCTGCTCATAAAGCCGGTATAGAATATCCTAGCCCTGCCATAATTCTAGAAAAATTAAGATTTATCGATGAAATTATCTCAAAATATACAGATGTTGACAGTGAATCTATTTCACCATCCATCGTTCAACAATCACCAATTATTTCTCCTGATTCAGTCACATCTACAAATAACTCATTAACCTATAATTCTTCACCAAGTAACTCTAACAAGAACAGCCTAGTTGAACGTATCTACACCCCCACATCCTTACCCCAATTAGCTAAATCGAAAACAGAACCCAATAAAAAACCCCGTGGGAAAGCCAACACAACAGGTATCCTCCCTCGTTCAATTTTAAGCACTATTGGCCGTCTACAAATTGAATTAGATCCCAATGCAGAACAAGATGTTGTCAACAACTTCCGCCAAGCTCAAAAAAGAACAATTATATCTATTAGATTTATATTATTACTCATAATTATACCTCTTTTAACACATCAATTATCCAAAGCACTCATAGTTGGACCAATTGTAGAAAACTTGAAAGTATCTCAGCCAGATAATATCTTTCTGAACTCGGAAATGGAAGAAGAAGCCCTAGTCCGACTGCAACGATTTGAAGAGAGAATCAAATTTGAAAACCTGATTAGTAATGCACCACCACTTTCATCTGAAGAAATCGAAACTAAGATGCAAGCAAAAGCTCAAGAAGTAGCGAAAGAGTTTCGTGGGGAGAGTTCTAATGCTATCAAAAATGTTTTTGCTGATATTTTTTCTGTTGCTGCATTCATTTGGTTACTTTTGGTGAGCAAATCTTCTATCGCCGTTATCAAAGAATTTTTTGATAATGTCGTCTATGGATTGAGTGACAGTGCCAAGGCATTTATTATTATTTTGTTTACTGATGTCTTTGTCGGCTTTCACTCTCCCCACGGTTGGGAGGTAATTCTAGAAGGTATATCTCGTCACTGGGGACTCCCAGCAAATAGAGACTTTATTTTCTTATTTATTGCTACTTTCCCTGTAATTTTAGACACAATCTTTAAATATTGGATTTTCCGCTACCTTAATCGGATATCACCTTCCGCAGTGGCAACATACAGAAATATGAATGAGTAA
- a CDS encoding type II toxin-antitoxin system ParD family antitoxin, giving the protein MNIQLQAEYEQFIQTRIATGRYENAEDVIVKALKLLEEWEKGYHEWEEDIKKKIAAGLASIERGDVVDGEVVMTRLEEKLRKARETQG; this is encoded by the coding sequence ATGAATATCCAACTTCAAGCTGAATATGAGCAATTTATACAAACCAGAATTGCTACAGGTAGGTATGAAAATGCTGAAGATGTCATTGTTAAAGCGTTAAAACTGCTGGAGGAATGGGAGAAGGGTTATCACGAATGGGAAGAAGATATTAAGAAAAAAATAGCGGCTGGATTGGCTTCTATCGAACGTGGAGACGTAGTAGATGGTGAAGTGGTGATGACAAGACTGGAGGAGAAATTACGCAAGGCCCGTGAGACTCAAGGATAA
- a CDS encoding polysaccharide deacetylase family protein, whose amino-acid sequence MQLAPLLPIIYRLLQPTFPNCLWHGDRTSKAIALTFDDGPHPQYTPQVLEVLDHYNITASFFWLGACVNRSPEIAKAISDRGHWIGLHGYDHRSFPMLSATALKESLEKTQIAIYNACNLLPEKVRDVRPPNGLFTPKILDLFQQWQYRPVMWSVVPEDWVRPGVIKVVQRVQKQVQNGSLIVLHDGVCGGQDVAATIKILIPQLLQQGYKFVTIDALWQQL is encoded by the coding sequence ATGCAATTAGCACCTCTGTTGCCTATTATCTATCGCTTACTCCAACCAACTTTCCCTAACTGCCTTTGGCATGGCGATCGCACATCGAAAGCGATCGCGCTTACCTTTGATGATGGCCCCCATCCCCAGTACACACCTCAAGTCTTAGAAGTTCTAGACCACTACAACATTACAGCCAGCTTCTTTTGGTTAGGTGCTTGTGTCAACCGTTCACCAGAAATTGCCAAAGCTATTAGCGATCGTGGTCACTGGATAGGCTTGCATGGTTACGATCATCGCTCTTTCCCTATGCTATCAGCAACAGCCCTGAAAGAAAGTTTAGAAAAAACCCAAATAGCCATCTACAATGCTTGTAATTTACTACCAGAAAAAGTGCGTGATGTCAGACCTCCTAATGGTTTGTTTACACCTAAAATTTTAGATTTATTTCAGCAATGGCAATATCGTCCAGTCATGTGGAGTGTCGTCCCAGAAGACTGGGTTAGGCCAGGGGTAATTAAGGTAGTCCAGCGAGTACAAAAGCAAGTACAAAACGGCTCACTAATTGTTTTACACGATGGTGTTTGTGGTGGACAAGATGTAGCTGCAACAATTAAAATACTCATCCCGCAACTACTACAACAAGGCTACAAATTTGTCACTATTGATGCTTTATGGCAGCAGTTATAG